ACGCCGACCAGGGTGCCCAGCGTCACGCCGATGAGGGCCCACAGCAGGTTCAGGGGGCTCAGGGCCGTTTCGAAGCCCGCGAACAGGGAAGTCAGGGCGTCCATTACAGGATTCCTCTCAGCACGCCGGCCGGCAGGTTCAGGTCCAGGCCGCGCGTGAACAGCAGGTAGGTGACGAGCGCCACGGCGAGGGCCACGAAGGCCATCAGGCCGTACCTCCGCTCACCGAAGGCGTAGGCCACGCTGAAGTACATGACGGCCGTGCCCAGGACGAAGCCCAGCGGCTGCAGGATCAGGGTGCCCAGCAGGAAGCCGCCCAGGATGATCGCCGGGTTGGCGAGGGTGACGGCGGCGTCGGGGTCGGTGTCTTCCTCGGCGGCGGGTTCGGCGCGGTCACCGCGCAGTGCCCCGAAGAGCAGCAGCGCCCCGAAGAGCAGCGTGCCGATGCTGACGATCAGCGGGAAGACGCGCGGTCCCACGACCGCGTTGATCCCGAAGGGAATCAGCGAGGTGCCGTACAGCAGGGCGGCGCCCAGCAGCAGGATGCCCACCGCCACCAGCAGGTCCGGCAGGCTCACGCCGCGCCGCGTGGGCGGGGGGGAAGAGAGGTGAGGTTCAGTCATGCGCGCTCCTTGGCTCTGGACTCATCTGTTCGTCAGTTTGAAACAAAAAAGGGGGCGGGGTGCCGCATACCGGACGCCCCCGCCCCCTGACGCCTGAGGGTCAGGCCCTCACTTCACCAGGCCGATTTCCTGGAGGATGCCCTTGGCGCGGTTGGCCTCGGTCTTCAGGAAGATGTCGTACTTGCTGCCGCTCATGTAGAGATCGGTCCAGCCGCGCGTCTTGAGGGTGTCCTGCCATTCCTTGCTGGCGTGCATCTTGTCGAGCGCCGAGACGAGCTTGGCCTTGTCGGCGGCGCTCACGCCGGGGGGGGCCACGATGCCGCGCCAGTTGGAGAGCTCCACGGCGTAGCCCTGCTCCTTGAAGGTCGGGGCGTCGATGCCGGCCTGACGCTTGGGCGCGCTGATGCCGATGGCGCGCAGGCGCCCGGCCTTGATCTGGGCCTCGAACTCGCCGTAGCCCGCCACTGCGCCGGCCACTTGGTTACCCAGCACGGCCGCCAGC
The DNA window shown above is from Deinococcus sp. Leaf326 and carries:
- a CDS encoding tripartite tricarboxylate transporter TctB family protein, producing MTEPHLSSPPPTRRGVSLPDLLVAVGILLLGAALLYGTSLIPFGINAVVGPRVFPLIVSIGTLLFGALLLFGALRGDRAEPAAEEDTDPDAAVTLANPAIILGGFLLGTLILQPLGFVLGTAVMYFSVAYAFGERRYGLMAFVALAVALVTYLLFTRGLDLNLPAGVLRGIL